A single genomic interval of Alistipes sp. ZOR0009 harbors:
- a CDS encoding acyltransferase → MEKYFAHETAVVDEGCSIGEGTKIWHFSHIMAGSQIGRQCNIGQNVVISPNVILGDNCKVQNNVSLYTGVICEDDVFLGPSMVFTNVTNPRSAVNRKSEYRTTTVGKGATIGANATIVCGHDIGAFAFIGAGAVVTKTVLPYALVVGNPARQIGWMSEYGHRLEFDESGIAVCPESAARYKLINGLVSKM, encoded by the coding sequence ATGGAAAAATATTTTGCACACGAAACAGCTGTAGTTGATGAAGGATGCAGCATAGGCGAAGGAACTAAAATTTGGCATTTTTCGCATATAATGGCTGGTTCCCAAATTGGGCGGCAATGTAACATTGGTCAGAATGTGGTAATTTCTCCCAATGTTATTTTAGGGGATAACTGTAAAGTTCAAAACAATGTATCCCTTTATACGGGAGTAATTTGCGAGGATGATGTTTTTTTAGGCCCTTCTATGGTTTTTACGAATGTAACTAATCCTCGTAGTGCTGTGAACCGTAAGAGCGAGTATCGAACAACAACGGTTGGAAAAGGTGCAACTATTGGCGCAAATGCAACTATAGTTTGTGGCCATGATATTGGCGCATTTGCCTTTATTGGTGCAGGTGCGGTTGTTACTAAGACAGTGCTACCATATGCGCTGGTAGTCGGGAATCCAGCCAGACAGATTGGATGGATGAGTGAGTACGGACATCGATTGGAGTTTGACGAGTCTGGTATTGCCGTTTGTCCAGAGAGCGCAGCTCGTTACAAGCTGATTAATGGGCTTGTAAGTAAAATGTAA
- a CDS encoding AhpC/TSA family protein, with translation MKKYLFLALVVLLLASCTQNRYTITGELKGNALPTKVYLKLLMGEDEPKTIDSVDVKDGKFVIKGTVESPEFAVLQLTNDIYFPIILEKGEVKLEADLDKVADFKLSGTAGNQKFVEFRNSDKAFRFKMDSIYQKYVNAQVAGKLTADLDKSIKDSYDAINQSRTLFVEKFIKDNTGSIASAAILSQEKYGLAPEKFEELFNALSKDLAECHVVKAMQKDVSILKATAVGQPFLDFKLPDTNGKEFAFSSIAANSKLVLLDFWASWCGPCRAENPHVVKIYEKYKSVGLQIVGVSLDEKKSKWLEAIQKDAITWIQLSDLKGWKSSAAAIYGVKAIPATYLISGGKIVARDLRGDALDAKIAEILGTSGGK, from the coding sequence ATGAAGAAGTATTTGTTCTTAGCATTAGTGGTGCTATTGCTAGCATCGTGCACCCAGAATCGTTATACGATTACCGGGGAGTTGAAAGGTAATGCTTTACCCACAAAAGTCTACCTTAAACTGTTAATGGGAGAGGATGAACCCAAAACGATTGACAGTGTAGATGTGAAGGATGGCAAATTTGTAATTAAAGGTACAGTAGAGTCTCCTGAGTTCGCCGTTTTACAGCTTACTAACGACATCTATTTTCCTATAATTTTAGAAAAAGGAGAGGTAAAGTTGGAAGCAGACCTCGACAAGGTGGCCGATTTTAAATTGTCTGGTACGGCTGGTAATCAGAAATTTGTTGAATTTAGAAACAGCGATAAAGCGTTTCGTTTTAAGATGGATTCAATCTATCAAAAATATGTAAATGCTCAGGTTGCTGGGAAATTAACCGCTGATCTAGATAAGAGTATCAAGGATTCGTATGATGCAATCAATCAGAGTCGTACGCTATTTGTGGAGAAGTTTATTAAGGATAATACAGGAAGCATCGCTTCTGCTGCTATTTTATCTCAAGAAAAGTACGGTTTAGCACCCGAAAAATTCGAGGAACTATTTAATGCTTTATCTAAAGATTTGGCGGAATGTCATGTCGTTAAGGCAATGCAAAAGGATGTAAGCATTTTAAAGGCAACTGCAGTTGGGCAGCCTTTCCTTGATTTTAAACTGCCAGATACTAATGGGAAAGAGTTCGCTTTTTCTTCGATTGCGGCTAATTCTAAGCTGGTGCTCCTCGATTTTTGGGCCTCTTGGTGTGGCCCTTGTCGTGCAGAAAATCCTCATGTAGTGAAGATTTACGAGAAGTATAAGAGTGTAGGCCTTCAGATTGTTGGTGTTTCTTTAGATGAGAAAAAAAGCAAATGGTTGGAGGCTATTCAGAAGGATGCCATTACGTGGATTCAACTTTCCGATCTGAAAGGGTGGAAATCTAGCGCTGCGGCCATTTATGGCGTAAAGGCTATTCCTGCAACATACCTTATTAGTGGAGGCAAAATTGTTGCTCGAGATTTGAGAGGAGATGCTTTAGATGCAAAGATTGCTGAAATTTTAGGAACTTCTGGCGGTAAGTAA
- a CDS encoding Gfo/Idh/MocA family oxidoreductase → MKNFGLIGAAGFIAVRHLRAIKETNNNLLAALDKFDSVGIIDSYFPKADFFVEFERFDRHFDKLKRAGHKIDYVSICTPNYLHDSHIRFALRQGADAICEKPLVLNPWNIDALGVIEKETGKKIHNILQLRLHPAIIALKQQIENGPKDKVYDIDLTYITSRGNWYYTSWKGDVQKSGGIATNIGVHFYDMLTWIFGEVQQNVVHVLEPSRSAGFLNLKNARVRWFLSIDYNDIPQEVKEKGARTYRSITVEGNEIEFSDGFTDLHTASYKHILEGEGFGLECARQSIQIVHDIRNGAPVGKVGDYHPFVK, encoded by the coding sequence ATGAAGAATTTTGGATTGATAGGTGCTGCTGGGTTTATTGCAGTACGCCACCTAAGAGCAATAAAGGAAACAAATAATAATCTTCTAGCCGCTTTAGATAAGTTTGATAGTGTGGGGATTATTGATAGCTATTTCCCCAAAGCAGACTTTTTCGTCGAGTTTGAGAGATTTGATCGTCATTTTGACAAGTTAAAGCGCGCTGGACATAAAATTGATTATGTAAGCATTTGTACACCGAATTACCTGCATGATTCACATATCCGATTTGCTCTTCGTCAAGGTGCAGATGCCATCTGCGAAAAGCCGTTGGTTCTCAACCCTTGGAATATTGATGCTCTTGGTGTTATAGAGAAGGAAACTGGTAAAAAAATTCATAACATTCTTCAATTACGTTTACATCCTGCAATAATTGCTTTAAAGCAGCAAATTGAAAATGGACCAAAAGATAAAGTATACGACATTGATTTGACGTATATCACTAGTAGAGGTAACTGGTATTACACTTCTTGGAAGGGAGATGTTCAAAAATCAGGTGGTATTGCAACAAACATAGGGGTTCATTTCTACGATATGTTGACTTGGATTTTTGGAGAGGTTCAGCAGAATGTTGTTCATGTACTTGAGCCTAGTCGTTCAGCCGGTTTTCTAAACTTGAAAAATGCTCGCGTTCGTTGGTTTCTTAGTATCGATTATAATGATATCCCTCAAGAAGTAAAAGAAAAGGGTGCAAGAACATACCGTTCAATAACAGTAGAAGGGAATGAAATCGAATTTAGCGATGGCTTTACAGATTTACATACTGCAAGCTACAAGCATATTTTGGAAGGAGAAGGATTTGGATTAGAATGCGCTCGTCAGTCGATACA
- a CDS encoding DegT/DnrJ/EryC1/StrS family aminotransferase: MGHISMVDLKGQYYKIKDEIDSKMQEVIDTAAFIKGPQVRTFECHLSRYLNVNHVITCGNGTDALQIALMALGLKHGDEVITADFTFIATVEVVALLGLKPVLVDVDPETYTIDIEKLEKAITPRTKAIIPVHLFGQCADMEPILQLAHKHKLFVIEDTAQATGATYTFSDGTVMHAGTMGDIGTTSFFPSKNLGCFGDGGALFVKDDNIADRVRMVANHGMKVRYHHDMIGVNSRLDTLQAAVLDVKLKYLDQYNKARCAAADFYDNAFADVAGVSIPVRAENSTHIFHQYTLVLDAWVNRDDLMKFLDSKGIPSMVYYPIPLHRQEAMGIAKGNDRDFPVTEMLCSRVFSLPMHTELDAEQQKYISDSVIEFLSQNK, from the coding sequence ATGGGGCATATTAGTATGGTAGACCTAAAAGGTCAGTACTACAAAATAAAAGATGAGATTGACAGCAAAATGCAGGAGGTTATTGATACCGCTGCGTTTATTAAAGGTCCTCAGGTTAGAACTTTTGAATGTCATTTGTCTAGGTATTTAAATGTAAACCATGTTATTACATGTGGTAATGGAACTGATGCATTGCAAATAGCCTTAATGGCTTTAGGGTTAAAGCATGGAGACGAAGTTATTACTGCAGACTTTACTTTTATTGCCACAGTTGAGGTTGTTGCTCTATTGGGGCTGAAGCCTGTTCTTGTAGATGTTGATCCCGAGACTTATACCATCGACATTGAAAAGTTGGAAAAGGCAATAACGCCACGAACCAAGGCTATTATCCCTGTCCATTTATTCGGTCAGTGCGCAGATATGGAGCCAATCCTACAGCTGGCTCATAAGCATAAACTGTTTGTTATAGAAGATACCGCGCAGGCAACTGGTGCCACCTATACTTTTTCGGATGGAACTGTGATGCATGCAGGTACGATGGGGGATATAGGAACTACCTCTTTCTTTCCTTCTAAAAATTTGGGCTGCTTTGGTGATGGAGGGGCATTATTTGTTAAAGATGACAATATTGCAGATAGGGTAAGAATGGTTGCAAACCACGGAATGAAGGTTCGCTACCATCATGATATGATCGGTGTTAACTCAAGGCTCGACACCTTGCAGGCTGCAGTTTTAGATGTTAAGCTGAAATATCTCGATCAGTATAATAAGGCTCGCTGCGCGGCAGCAGATTTTTACGATAATGCATTTGCTGATGTAGCAGGCGTATCAATACCTGTTAGAGCAGAAAACTCAACGCATATTTTCCACCAGTATACGCTCGTTTTAGACGCTTGGGTTAATCGAGATGATTTGATGAAATTTCTTGATAGCAAAGGAATTCCGTCTATGGTTTACTACCCAATTCCACTTCATAGGCAAGAGGCTATGGGGATTGCAAAAGGTAACGATAGAGATTTTCCTGTAACAGAGATGCTTTGTTCCCGAGTTTTTTCATTGCCAATGCATACCGAATTAGATGCTGAGCAGCAAAAGTATATATCTGATTCTGTTATTGAGTTTTTATCTCAAAATAAATAG